TCCATCTAGCGGTGTTAAAAACCATCTCGTCGCCAACTCGGGTCGCATCGCGAACGCGCGCGCTAAACATAGCGTCGGTTTCTCAGTGCATCTTCGTTGCACTCACGCCTTCAGTATATCTCTGTCGTTTGGGTGTCTGAATTTTTCCGTTCCGTCGAAACGACGACCCGGCGTCACCGCGTCTTTTCGTCAGTTGACCACAAGTCTTCATACTGTACACACTCGCTGTGAACATTCTATCCGCTACATTGCCAAGCCAATATTAAAGTtaacaataattgttaattaattgattatcaatTACGAATTCGTGCCATCGTGTCGagataagtattaattaatacggtttcataaattttattcattatttcgttgagtttcaataatatttcgggaattaaataaagaccGGGTGTTTTATTACGTCGTAGTAAAAACACGCCGGGACTTGTTGCGCGTGGGTCTCACCCATTAAATCTCAAATACTTAATCGTGTTCTATTAATTATTCGATAGGATTGAATtcgatatttaatattaatattcgtattaatatcaaataataatcgattcaaataatattgaatgtttaataattattatcttacATTAAATTCATTCAATTCACCGATCTGTTCGTTTACATCTTAATTACCTTGCAATAATTaagcattaataattatcatacatACGTGATAATCATAATAcacataaaactaaaatttgatTTGTTCGCGCTTCAATTATTATCAACGCATTTAGCCGTTGTCATATAGATATCATATCTAACCTCATTCGTGCAATAGCCACGTGCTAACAGCATCCATCAATCCAATTGATGAGATTTCAATTAACTGCAGTTAAACCAATCGCCTCTGTTgcaaaataacaataataataataataataattcagcgTCATATTGTCTTTGGAATATCCCATTACAATTTGATAGTTTATATCGCCGATCTGATCAATCGGTAGACTCGCCTCAGCGCACCGAAAGCTTTCACCCATTCATTCGCTAgcattagtaccaagtactatttaactgtcCCGCAGTGGACTCTTTACATAcgcattagtaccaagtactatttaactgtcCCACAGTGGACTCTTTACCAAcgcattagtaccaagtactatttaactgtcCCACAGTGGACTCTTTACCAAcgcattagtaccaagtactatttaactgtcCCGCAGGGGACTCTCTATCATCACAGTACacattcacacacacacacacacacatctcTATATTTCATTTGTGTCAATTGTTCAACGAGTTACCCTCATTCTCATTATCTTAACATTCTCAATCTTTTTCATTGTACTTCTTCAAAGGGTTTTATGCCGTAGCGCTTTCCCTCAATTTTTTGggtcaaaatatattcttCATTTTTGATATACCCAAACCACgagttttattaaacaataccTATCACATCCTACCTatcattacaataaattaatcaaattccaattactaatttaaattaatttacagataaatttagacaataaaaaataacgtttaATAAAAAGGGAAACATTTTCCCACAAAACATTTTGGTGCCTCCTGTGAGGTAACTCGATTggacaattaaaatatattcagagaaaatatattcaaataaatatcaataacaagTGTGGATACAATTTGATTCAAAACGTCATTCATATATTACCGACCGTTGACACCGCCGCATCTGGAGGATCATCTGCAGTGAAATCCAGctaagttcaaattttattaaacatttatttgcCATTGGCAGTATTTTTCATTCTTATCATTCATTCAATTCAACACTGATTCTATAATTTGAtttgatttcaatttaatatcatttaattCTTAGGACAATCGGATCACAATACttaatttttgtcataaaTTTACTGAGTTTTTCAACTCATCATACACGAGTGAATCTTACTATTAATatctaattattcaattttagtatatttaatatttgatttCATTATATTTGAGTTATTGTCTCATTTCGGATTGAGCTGTGTAATTCTGGGATTACATCAATTATTTGTCGCAAGACCATTTAATTGTTGCGATCAGTGAATTGCTCAAGTCTTCGAAGTATCAAATAACTGGAGtatctattaaaattaaaattgctaAGTCGTTTGACTAATCTGATCCCGTCAATTATTTAATCTGAGGATCATTTCATTGTAGTGATCATCGGGGTCAATCGAttacgttaattaattatattataatttttcgcgATCAATTGGGGATTTGGACTGTCTGACTCTTGGGATCGcctaaattatttgaatttatcagcTAATTACGGTGATTCGCGAGTCGTGCAGTCGAATTTCTTTCAATCTCATTGTCATCAATATAACTTGAATCTCAATACCCAGttttaaatatctaattaTTGAAATGACGGACCAGGAAGGAGACGAGATCATTCCGCCGATCGAGAGAAAACGTAACATAGCAGCATGCTACGTTGATCAATTAGtcgattcaataaataaacaacaaaTATCCGATTTGCGAGCACGATTACGATTCGAACGCGTCACGGTTGCATTTCGCGAATACGAAGAGCTTTTCAACGAATTGATCGCGGGTCAACCTCTGGCAGATGAATCAGAACACTTCACAAATGTATCCGATGGATATTACGGAATTGCTGAACATCTCGCGAAAGACGGCCCTCTCGCGAACAGTACAATTCTCGGGAATTCAACTCAAACTGAAAAACAAACTTTGCAAAGACTACCGGTACCGCAACTACCCACTTTCTCCGGGGATTACAACGAGTGGATATCTTTCTCAAACTTGTTTCAGAGTATTATTGATCGACGCGACGATATTGccgatattataaaatttcaatatttaaaaacgagTCTGAAGGGAGAGGCCGCGCAACGGATCATACATTTACAGGCTTCGGATGCCAATTATCAGGTGGCTTGGTCCATCCTTAAGGGAACCTATGAACTTAAGAGGGTATTGAGAAGCAAACACATCGGGGCGATATTTAATCTCAAAAAACCGGAAACGGCTAACCCAGCCACCCTTGGACATATACTCAACACTGTACGACAAAATTTAACATCCCTCGAAACTCTTAGATGCCCACCAAATCATGAATGCTTTATTTGGCACATCGAAAGGATTTTACCGGATCCCATTGCTGAAAAATGGCAGGATACTCTCAAACCGAACGATTCCCCTACTGTTGACGATATGTTCAAGTTTTTGGAAGCAACTATTTCGCGCATGCACACTAAATCCGTGTCTAATTCTAACAAgagtaatattaataaacgaCCTTTTATCGATTCTTCAAATGAATCCAAGGCATGGAGAAACGTTGAAGGAAATCGCGTCTTTTTTACTGCATcaaaaaattgtgaatattGTCAAGCCACAGagcattatttatttcaatgtagAGAATTCGATAAATTAACTGTACCTAAACGATGGGAGTTCGTAAAACAACGTAACCTCTGTAGAAATTGTCTTAGCAAATATCATTCCCCGTGTACATCCGAGGCGCGCTGTAAACACTGTCAACGATTCCATCATTCAAAATTACATTCTTTGTGTCCATCAAAATAGAAGCGATTATAATCTTTGGATATGTGGAAGTAATCCATAATTTGGACTTTGTAATGTAGAATCCCATTGTTGTAAAGATTCAATTTCCATAAAGTCATTGAATACTTCCTTCCACGATCTTCATATAGGCTAGTTACGGATCGATATTGGGGGTCCCATGATGATTGATGGGATTCAGACGAATTCGTTTCTGTTGAAGAAGGAGAGAtcctttgaaattttcttctttttcttttatttctctTCGTATTATTGGCTTTAGGATCCATTTTTGTTGTTGATGTTTCGAGATCATTTGAAGAATTTGTCACTTCAGCAGAAGGAAATACCTTCTGCGAGTTTTCTCTCTTACAGTCCGGTAAATAAGAATTTGATCCATTTCCTTCACTTTACTTGAGTCGGGTATAGGAAATGACCGTGACTTCTctcaaatatatttcaaacGCGTGATCGACTTCAATCTTTAACGTTCGAGGAAATAACTCCGTCAACCTTAGACATCGCGATTAGTTTAAACTATAAGCCTCTCTAGACTCTTACTACTGATCAACATGATGTCATAACTCTTTCTACTGTAGACAGTctaatcagtaaaaattacatctcTACCTGATCCTGATTTATTTTCTGTACCAGATAATCCTCTACTTGGAGATTTCTCACCAAGGTTATCCAGAACGTCTGGAAGTGCTGACAATTCGAGTATCTACATGGAATGCAAACGTCAAAAATGGAGCCATTACTGAGGTGCATCCAGGAAGCGACGGTGTCATACGAGTCGTCGGGGTCAAACATCACGAGGAATTTACACATGAAACACTCGGAGATTCTGTTCATTAATACCCAATACTTGAactacttaataataattgccataaattatttaaaattataacataTTGTAAACACTCATACACTATTTACACTACTTACACTCATACACTATTTACACTACTTACACTACTCTCACTCATTCATATTCGCATCTCGCGGGCGGGAGCGTGTTCCGTCGAAAACGGAAGTCCGGAGACAATTGtcatcataataatatttaaaatttaaaacatttaaaccGGTCTCCATCTAGCGGTGTTAAAAACCATCTCGTCGCCAACTCGGGTCGCATCGCGAACGCGCGCGCTAAACATAGCGTCGGTTTCTCAGTGCATCTTCGTTGCACTCACGCCTTCAGTATATCTCTGTCGTTTGGGTGTCTGAATTTTTCCGTTCCGTCGAAACGACGACCCGGCGTCACCGCGTCTTTTCGTCAGTTGACCACAAGTCTTCATACTGTACACACTCGCTGTGAACATTCTATCCGCTACATTGCCAAGCCAATATTAAAGTtaacaataattgttaattaattgattatcaatTACGAATTCGTGCCATCGTGTCGagataagtattaattaatacggtttcataaattttattcattatttcgttgagtttcaataatatttcgggaattaaataaagaccGGGTGTTTTATTACGTCGTAGTAAAAACACGCCGGGACTTGTTGCGCGTGGGTCTCACCCATTAAATCTCAAATACTTAATCGTGTTCTATTAATTATTCGATAGGATTGAATtcgatatttaatattaatattcgtattaatatcaaataataatcgattcaaataatattgaatgtttaataattattatcttacATTAAATTCATTCAATTCACCGATCTGTTCGTTTACATCTTAATTACCTTGCAATAATTaagcattaataattatcatacatACGTGATAATCATAATAcacataaaactaaaatttgatTTGTTCGCGCTTCAATTATTATCAACGCATTTAGCCGTTGTCATATAGATATCATATCTAACCTCATTCGTGCAATAGCCACGTGCTAACAGCATCCATCAATCCAATTGATGAGATTTCAATTAACTGCAGTTAAACCAATCGCCTCTGTTgcaaaataacaataataataataataataattcagcgTCATATTGTCTTTGGAATATCCCATTACAATTTGATAGTTTATATCGCCGATCTGATCAATCGGTAGACTCGCCTCAGCGCACCGAAAGCTTTCACCCATTCATTCGCTAgcattagtaccaagtactatttaactgtcCCGCAGTGGACTCTTTACATAcgcattagtaccaagtactatttaactgtcCCACAGTGGACTCTTTACCAAcgcattagtaccaagtactatttaactgtcCCACAGTGGACTCTTTACCAAcgcattagtaccaagtactatttaactgtcCCGCAGGGGACTCTCTATCATCACAGTACacattcacacacacacacacacacatctcTATATTTCATTTGTGTCAATTGTTCAACGAGTTACCCTCATTCTCATTATCTTAACATTCTCAATCTTTTTCATTGTACTTCTTCAAAGGGTTTTATGCCGTAGCGCTTTCCCTCAATTTTTTGggtcaaaatatattcttCATTTTTGATATACCCAAACCACgagttttattaaacaataccTATCACATCCTACCTatcattacaataaattaatcaaattccaattactaatttaaattaatttacagataaatttagacaataaaaaataacgtttaATAAAAAGGGAAACATTTTCCCACAAACAATTGTTCTGATAGTTAATTGTATGGtctaataattaatctatagctattaatatattgtataaaaatacttataaaaagGTATTGTGCAGTCggctcatatatttatatgaaatgttaagaattaatattctatttaaatattaagcgcttctatatttaattttactgtcatttgttagaataaatatatctatcaTTTCCATGAACACTCAAAATGATATCATATGTACTtgcaaatattatttataatgacgattttaaagttgacaattatttctgattttaaaaatttatcgaatatatataatcaaataaataaataaaaattttagtgatgAACATACCTTGTAAATACAGGAAGAAACCAaagctttttattttcaccaaAGACTTCTTGGAAATTATTATACTTTCCAATATTAAATCCATCTTTGTCTTTGCCCATTCGGAACATTGGCGGTCTGAATGcctctataataataatagaatattgttatttaaaatataaaattataaattcttattcaCTAGAGAGAGTGAGTAATATTGATCAATTCTATAGGaaatctatagaaaatcagGACTCGGTATTTAtacacaatttattatttattattaattaaacttccTCAGTAGAATAGAAATTATTGAtatacctgaagatcggaacgtttttcgcgcaacgaaaatgaaaagatTCATGTAATGCGACTGCTTAAGGGGTCGTTCGGAGGATTGGGGGGTAGTCTaagattttcggctgacataccagcatctatatgcgaaacattttagaaatctagtcatccagcagattttttactttccaattttctttttcgttGCCCGAAAAACGTTCTGATCTTCAGGaacataattattgtttagtatttaattccaatatacatatatttagatataaatatataggcCAAACTTACCTAAGGTTGATCTATTGTGTAAAATCAGGTAACAATGATAAAAGAACAAAGAATTTAGACTGACTGCAAACATCAGTGCgatgaagaataaaaatagtatatggAACTTTCCCATGCCATCCAATTCACCCTGTAAATATATCAGCATTTATTTATACCAtggaattattaatataaaaataataattgataattaataacagtagtatatttactttatttatgaaattaccttccaaaaatgaataaaatattgtaaagtCGTACTGGCAATGAAGACACAATAAATTAACGCATACCccaaaaataatatgaaaaatttatagttgtGATAAGCAACGCAATTATTAACCCAAGGACAATGATGATCCATCTTCAGTACGCATGCGCGGCACACGCTACAATGATGGGCACGATCGGGTTTTATTAACTGGCATTTATCACAAAACCGAATCGCTGAAAGTACAAACAAAGAGAAATAcgttaagtaattaaattaataaaatcataattaacaaaattttttttcatgtcaaacaaaaaataataaaactcgcGGCTTCTATTTTGTGCATAAGTAAATACTTTACCTCCTCTGATTGTTCGATTAGTAACCGGTAAATTTTGTCCGATTCTTTCGAGTATTGCACACTGCGCTTCTTCACTTTGTGCTTGTTGCAACTTTTCCACTTCTGATAGAGGAACTTTGAACtgtaatacaaaaattattgtcattaatttcaactaattattgatgatacaatccctggttaaaaatactgattgaaaagaattgagaagCGGCCACTCCTTGCaaactgtatatctatatatacccAGGTAGCACACTTGCCTTTGTGACATCTCTAAGATACCAATTTTTAGGCTACTTTTTGACTTGTCGATAAGGCATCGATATGTTGACAaaacgatcagaaatttatgtcaccgaaaattaaaagacttaacacaagtgacgacaaaaagtaaattacaaatagtggtaaaataagtcatctaaacGACTTTTCAACTGACATAAGACAGGAAAAACAACACAACTCGTTTCTGTCTCCGGAACCAACATTTGCATGTCGTATTCATACCAAAAAAGATgactttgagacaaaaaaaaaatttgtcttgtccttttaaaagacatctttaagacatcttaaagttgactctgtgctacttgggtacaaacaaaagaattgaaattattgaaaagaattcgaatttcatcacttccctggcggttttgaatcaccctggaaacaccctgggagtggaaacacggtggatccagggtggttacacggtgggtttgtgccatttcatcaccgtgtatacaccgtggaatcagggtgtttccagagtgattcaaaaccgccagggttttaattcttttcaatcagtatttttaaccagggATGAATATTGTTCTTATTACCACttcgggaacagaaattaaatctGTAAAGACTGTTTTCCAATAAGACCATAAAAACATGGCGAAGAATACAtggaaaaatatcaaataaaaagctgaaaaaaaaaaaaacaattaataattaatctatataattaaatttcatgtaTACaagtattgtttttaaaatatttacttttttgaatGTAGCTGTCAATagtatctaaaaaaaaaaaaaaataaatcaatgatTACAGTAttccattaaatatatatatatgtaaatataaatataaaaatactcacAGTAGCATAACTGTACTACATATGCATAGTAAGACCAGAACACAATTGTAAGAATAAATATAACTGGTACCCATTTAAATGCTTTAACGCACCACCAACATGATCCATTTTGTTTGcccatttttaataaattatcagatgTTATCTTacaataaatgtaaaattatcaCTAACTgcagtatttattattacattcaAAGTCAGGTCCACCCTTTCATCATTTTGTCACTCAAATGTACGCGACacacaaaattacaaaaagtatttcaacaaaacttaaatttcatcgacattttgataaatttattatttaaaatatatttacatacaaaGTATTCCATACATATACAGAtatttgtatatgtatatatttatatatatgtacaaataaattatacagTCTACTAAACTTTattggttaattttttaaaatttctatttatgtaacattaattatgatttatatagaatatatatgtatgatttatatatactgTAAGCTAATTACTTagttcatttataaataattatgttaattaaatcaatttattgatacttcgattgaatataaatatatacattactAAACTTAAAAACATTTCAAGATGGCGGGCAGAAGTCTAGAGTCACCAAAACAGACCATAGATGAAAATACAAATGGACATAAGCTGCCATTTTACCAGATAGTCTAAGTCAACTTGACGGAAAGTTACGGCCATAAATTGATGTCAAGTTAACAGCGAAAAATTAACGTGAGTTTACACTGTGATGTCCCATCGCGATCCACCTGCCCGATCGAAATGACCCCTCGCGGAGTTAACAAACAATCTCTTACGCgggttatttaaatataattatatttaaataaatcgtgGGAAATTCTTGGGTTTTTCGGAAGTAATAAATAAGAGTAATAAAACATCTGGTCACTCGAAgcttgtttaaaataaaattataaacgaaAAAACCATAAAAGGAACTTATGTTTGAAATCCTTTGTTCgttaaaattaagagaaagTTTTGTAGACatttgtaagttatttataaaaattccgtgtattttgtatttaagtaGTTTTAGAGATTCAAGTACCCtgccataaattttaataagaaaatttcttaaaactgttatgtataaaaaacttGAGTAATGGAGGGTAAGCCGATTAGAGACCGCAATAAAATTCGAGCGGTCCAAACATCTGTAAGGGTGAAAGCCTTGGACCTAATGGCGGGAAATACCACATGACTCCAGACAACGTAGCAACTGTAGAAAAGGATCGACCAAGCCACGGAACGGAGGATTCAACCTCGAGGGGCGGAGATACTCTGTGACGTCATGAGGCCCCGACTACGTCCCCACATCAGCCAATAAGAAAACCTTACCCCGCCATAGTCTCCAGGGCTGACGCCCCTTCTAacttagaataattttaagattgatTTTGTAAGGCAGAATTAGCCAGAAGCTCGAGCGCGAACGTCGTTGTACTAAGCAAAGATAtacttacaattaaaaattgttcaaCCAACTTAGAAAACCTCGTTTTTTCTGAACAGCCTTTCACCAATTCATAATCAACCTACCAGAGCTGAGTATTTAAATACTCCCGGGCGAAGTGGCCCTAGTATACgcgaattaatttatagagaattaattaatcgacCTCCCGATAGGTGGAGGTCATAACAAAATTGGTGTCAGAAGTGGGATTCGCCGGCTTTGGTACGCGATTCAAAttggtgaataaataaaataatcaagttggtgaaaatatacaaacaataaaaagttaaatcagTGACTGTGGAAGTGAATAAGTGTAATAAACTTTgagtgttttaaaataaattactgcgGACTCATATTAAAGacaaatagtttatttatcaacatttatttgTACATTAGATCAGTGAACTgctaaaatagaataaataaattaagtacttattaaaaacaatttttaaatataatttcttgaaactgaaaagtgaaaaataattagttttatcgTGAAAAGTTAAAAGTGAGAAATAAATCTGaagataaattatcaatttcattGTAAAACATTTTATCATCAGTGACGTCAATACAAAATTGCAGTTACCATTGACCAGCCACCACTCTCTCAGGGGTTTTTTGTGCGTTTCCCTCTGAGCGAAGGACAGATGTCGGAGTTGGGTGATTCCAGTTGTCGCACAAGTAAATCTCTGCGAATCACGGGCATTTAAaaggagtaaaaatttttgatcgagTTAGACACTTCAAATCCAAGTCAAACGAGAaggaatatttaaatgttaacaTCCGTATTCAGCTTCTATAGGCAATTCTCAATTACCATCAAAATATCTACAAGCAGGAGTTCATCGCCACCTACAATATCTACAAGCAGGAATTCATCGCCACCCACA
The DNA window shown above is from Microplitis mediator isolate UGA2020A chromosome 1, iyMicMedi2.1, whole genome shotgun sequence and carries:
- the LOC130666294 gene encoding palmitoyltransferase ZDHHC15B-like isoform X3 — translated: MGKQNGSCWWCVKAFKWVPVIFILTIVFWSYYAYVVQLCYYTIDSYIQKTFYLIFFHVFFAMFLWSYWKTVFTDLISVPEVFKVPLSEVEKLQQAQSEEAQCAILERIGQNLPVTNRTIRGAIRFCDKCQLIKPDRAHHCSVCRACVLKMDHHCPWVNNCVAYHNYKFFILFLGYALIYCVFIASTTLQYFIHFWKGELDGMGKFHILFLFFIALMFAVSLNSLFFYHCYLILHNRSTLEAFRPPMFRMGKDKDGFNIGKYNNFQEVFGENKKLWFLPVFTSFGDGISFPERTYDEDTHNLLGDNGP
- the LOC130666294 gene encoding palmitoyltransferase ZDHHC15B-like isoform X1: MGKQNGSCWWCVKAFKWVPVIFILTIVFWSYYAYVVQLCYYTIDSYIQKTFYLIFFHVFFAMFLWSYWKTVFTDLISVPEVFKVPLSEVEKLQQAQSEEAQCAILERIGQNLPVTNRTIRGAIRFCDKCQLIKPDRAHHCSVCRACVLKMDHHCPWVNNCVAYHNYKFFILFLGYALIYCVFIASTTLQYFIHFWKGELDGMGKFHILFLFFIALMFAVSLNSLFFYHCYLILHNRSTLEAFRPPMFRMGKDKDGFNIGKYNNFQEVFGENKKLWFLPVFTSLGNGVVYPVRAQHQVPNTYNSMGSTQNRCDLEMSLVEEATILAFGAGTAVVGPLVEASQPLVNSIEIV
- the LOC130666294 gene encoding palmitoyltransferase ZDHHC15B-like isoform X2 translates to MGKQNGSCWWCVKAFKWVPVIFILTIVFWSYYAYVVQLCYYTIDSYIQKTFYLIFFHVFFAMFLWSYWKTVFTDLISVPEVFKVPLSEVEKLQQAQSEEAQCAILERIGQNLPVTNRTIRGAIRFCDKCQLIKPDRAHHCSVCRACVLKMDHHCPWVNNCVAYHNYKFFILFLGYALIYCVFIASTTLQYFIHFWKGELDGMGKFHILFLFFIALMFAVSLNSLFFYHCYLILHNRSTLEAFRPPMFRMGKDKDGFNIGKYNNFQEVFGENKKLWFLPVFTSLGNGVVYPVRAQHQVPNTYNSMGSTQNSFGDGISFPERTYDEDTHNLLGDNGP